From the genome of Pukyongia salina, one region includes:
- a CDS encoding energy transducer TonB, with product MNLFAQNESDTSTITKEADVPFATIENVPVFPGCEGSDNMILKKCMSDNIARVVSENFDMKLVKSLDLKPRKYRIAVQFKIDKTGNVVDIRSRADHEMLEAEAIRVVSLLPQMRPGKQRGQEVGVLYALPIIFEVEPSAKAERRLKRKKSGD from the coding sequence ATGAATTTATTCGCCCAGAACGAAAGCGATACTTCTACCATTACCAAGGAAGCCGATGTTCCATTTGCTACTATTGAAAATGTTCCAGTGTTTCCAGGCTGTGAAGGTTCAGACAATATGATTCTGAAAAAATGCATGTCGGATAACATAGCCCGAGTAGTGAGTGAAAATTTCGACATGAAACTGGTAAAATCCCTTGATCTAAAGCCGAGAAAATACAGGATCGCAGTACAATTTAAGATAGATAAAACAGGAAATGTGGTGGATATTCGTTCCAGAGCAGACCATGAGATGCTGGAAGCAGAGGCCATACGAGTAGTTTCTCTTCTCCCTCAAATGAGGCCGGGGAAACAACGTGGACAAGAAGTAGGAGTACTATATGCACTCCCCATCATATTTGAAGTGGAACCTTCGGCCAAAGCAGAACGCCGGCTAAAACGCAAGAAATCCGGGGATTAG
- the egtB gene encoding ergothioneine biosynthesis protein EgtB translates to MIHTKNLVSFFLETRSHTESLCKPLEIEDYVVQPVIDVSPPKWHLGHTTWFFEEFILKPYKPGYKLFHEDFAFVFNSYYETVGKRVVRSDRGNLSRPGVTKVYDYRHYVTNEMKEFISSEAINEQILSLLEIGIHHEKQHQELLLTDIKYILGNNPILPVYNDKFLENPVQNEAQQWIPVHEGIYEIGHASSDFCYDNELGRHKVYLHDYEISNKLVTNQEFLAFIEDGGYSKFDLWHAEGWDWVQQQKITQPMYWHNIDGNWQQYTLAGLRELEMESPLSHISYFEAFAYAQWKGYRLPTEFEWEAAQHHFSWGDRWEWTESAYLPYPGYEKPPGAIGEYNGKFMVNQKVLRGGSVATPVNHTRPTYRNFFQTNLRWQFTGIRLAR, encoded by the coding sequence ATGATCCATACCAAAAACCTGGTTTCTTTCTTTTTAGAGACTCGTTCACATACCGAATCACTTTGTAAACCTCTGGAGATCGAAGATTATGTTGTTCAGCCGGTGATTGATGTATCTCCGCCTAAATGGCATCTGGGACATACAACCTGGTTTTTTGAAGAATTTATTCTGAAACCCTACAAACCTGGCTATAAACTCTTTCATGAAGATTTCGCCTTTGTATTCAACAGTTATTATGAAACAGTAGGAAAACGAGTGGTGCGAAGCGACCGGGGTAACTTATCTCGTCCGGGCGTAACCAAGGTCTACGACTATCGCCATTACGTAACCAACGAAATGAAAGAATTTATTTCTTCAGAAGCTATAAATGAACAGATCCTTTCACTTCTTGAGATAGGCATTCATCACGAAAAACAACATCAGGAACTACTCCTTACCGATATTAAATACATACTGGGAAACAATCCTATACTTCCTGTTTACAACGATAAATTCCTGGAAAATCCTGTTCAAAACGAAGCGCAACAATGGATCCCGGTACATGAAGGGATCTACGAGATAGGACATGCATCCTCCGATTTTTGCTACGATAATGAATTGGGCCGTCACAAGGTCTACTTGCACGATTATGAAATTTCGAATAAGTTGGTCACTAACCAGGAATTCCTGGCCTTTATCGAAGACGGGGGATATTCGAAATTCGATCTGTGGCATGCCGAAGGATGGGATTGGGTGCAACAGCAAAAGATCACCCAACCTATGTACTGGCATAATATAGATGGTAATTGGCAGCAGTACACCCTGGCAGGCCTTCGGGAATTAGAGATGGAATCCCCTCTAAGTCATATCTCCTATTTTGAGGCTTTTGCTTACGCCCAATGGAAAGGCTATCGCTTACCTACCGAATTTGAATGGGAGGCTGCACAGCATCATTTTTCATGGGGAGATCGATGGGAATGGACCGAAAGTGCTTATTTGCCATATCCCGGCTATGAAAAACCGCCCGGCGCAATTGGCGAATACAATGGTAAGTTTATGGTGAATCAAAAAGTTTTACGAGGCGGCTCTGTTGCTACTCCCGTAAATCACACCCGGCCTACCTACAGAAATTTTTTTCAAACAAACCTGCGATGGCAATTTACCGGGATCCGGTTGGCCAGATAA
- a CDS encoding thymidylate synthase produces MKQYHDLVKHILEHGAEKSDRTGTGTKSVFGYQMRFDLSEGFPMVTTKKLHLKSIIYELLWFLNGDTNIKYLQENGVRIWNEWADEEGNLGPVYGHQWRNWNSEEIDQISEVIQTLKTNPDSRRMLVSAWNPSVLPDTSKPFAENVANGKAALPPCHAFFQFYVADGKLSCQLYQRSADVFLGVPFNIASYALFTMMMAQVCGYEAGDFIHTFGDAHIYSNHMEQLELQLSRDPRPLPKMLLNPDVKDIFGFKFDDFKLVNYDPHPHIKGVVAV; encoded by the coding sequence ATGAAACAATATCACGACCTCGTTAAACATATATTAGAACACGGAGCAGAAAAGAGCGATCGTACCGGTACGGGCACCAAAAGTGTGTTTGGCTACCAGATGCGTTTCGATCTTAGTGAAGGTTTTCCAATGGTCACTACCAAAAAACTTCACCTGAAGTCGATCATCTACGAATTACTCTGGTTCCTGAATGGGGATACCAATATAAAATACCTGCAGGAGAATGGTGTTCGGATCTGGAACGAATGGGCAGACGAAGAAGGCAACCTGGGACCTGTTTACGGCCACCAATGGAGAAATTGGAATAGTGAGGAGATCGACCAGATCTCTGAGGTGATCCAAACTTTAAAGACCAATCCCGATAGCAGGCGAATGCTGGTGAGTGCCTGGAATCCATCTGTACTACCCGACACCTCAAAACCTTTTGCCGAAAACGTGGCTAACGGTAAAGCGGCCCTCCCTCCTTGTCATGCATTCTTCCAGTTCTATGTGGCCGATGGAAAACTCTCTTGTCAACTCTATCAACGAAGCGCCGATGTCTTCTTAGGAGTACCCTTTAATATCGCATCCTACGCTTTGTTTACCATGATGATGGCACAGGTTTGTGGTTATGAAGCCGGAGATTTCATTCATACCTTTGGCGATGCCCACATCTACAGCAATCATATGGAGCAATTGGAGCTTCAGTTGTCCCGGGATCCACGCCCGTTACCGAAAATGTTGCTCAATCCGGATGTAAAAGATATCTTTGGCTTTAAATTTGATGATTTTAAACTTGTAAACTACGACCCCCACCCACATATAAAAGGTGTGGTTGCCGTGTAA
- a CDS encoding energy transducer TonB: MKNLIVLLFLITTVGGYAQEWGTIEKNKITMREVAPVWPGCENDSATKRDNCFNTQLATHIAKNFKYPAEEYKKNIQGRVVVTFIVNTEGLIEIKSITGGNEGLQAEAKRNILSIPKMAKPGMLAGKPRAIEYTVPITFKTGK; the protein is encoded by the coding sequence ATGAAAAATCTAATAGTACTGCTATTCCTTATCACCACTGTTGGCGGTTATGCCCAGGAATGGGGAACAATTGAAAAGAACAAGATAACCATGCGGGAAGTAGCTCCAGTTTGGCCCGGATGTGAAAATGACAGTGCCACTAAAAGAGATAACTGCTTCAATACTCAACTTGCCACCCATATTGCCAAAAACTTTAAATATCCTGCCGAAGAGTATAAGAAGAACATACAGGGGCGTGTGGTAGTAACCTTTATCGTGAATACCGAAGGCCTTATCGAGATCAAGAGCATCACAGGAGGAAACGAGGGATTACAGGCAGAAGCCAAGCGCAATATCTTGTCCATCCCAAAAATGGCCAAACCGGGGATGTTAGCCGGTAAACCCCGGGCTATAGAATACACTGTGCCAATTACCTTTAAAACAGGTAAGTAA